The following is a genomic window from Haloterrigena alkaliphila.
GAAACTACCGCATTCCGCGGGGTAGATGACGGCTACTTAATTCGTTGTCACGTGAAATTCCCCTCGATGAGTGACGAGATTCCGTTGTTCGAAATCCCGTGGGACGAAACCGACGTCTCGAACGCCGTCGAATCGATCACGCGGGGATCCTATTGGGCAAACGGGCCGTACGTCGAGGAGTTCGAGCGCGGACTCGAGGCGTACCTCGGCGTCGAGCACGCCGTTACCGTCAATTCGGGAACGTCGGCGCTGGTAGCCGCGCTGACGGCCCACGGTATCGGCGAGGGGGACGAGGTAATCGTTCCCTCGTTTACGTTCATCGCGACGGCCAACGCCGTCCGGCTCGTCGGTGCGCGCCCGGTGTTCGCGGACATCGAACGCGAGACGTACGGATTGGATCCCGAGAGCGTCAGCGAAACGGTCAGCGACGAGACGGGGGCCATTCTGCCCATTCACCCGTACGGGGCGCCGTGCGAGATCGACGCACTGGCCGAGATCGCCGACGACGCGGACGTCCCGCTGATCGAAGACGCCGCGGAAGCGTTCGGTGCCGATTACCGCGGTCAAACGCTCGGAACGATCGGTGATTCGGCGGCCCTGAGCTTCTGTCAGAACAAGATCCTGCCGACCGGCGAGGGCGGCGCCGTCGTCACCGACGACGACGAGGTCGCACGACGCCTCGAGGAGTTCCGCTCGCACGGCCGCTCCTCGTCGGCGTACTTCGATTC
Proteins encoded in this region:
- a CDS encoding DegT/DnrJ/EryC1/StrS family aminotransferase, giving the protein MSDEIPLFEIPWDETDVSNAVESITRGSYWANGPYVEEFERGLEAYLGVEHAVTVNSGTSALVAALTAHGIGEGDEVIVPSFTFIATANAVRLVGARPVFADIERETYGLDPESVSETVSDETGAILPIHPYGAPCEIDALAEIADDADVPLIEDAAEAFGADYRGQTLGTIGDSAALSFCQNKILPTGEGGAVVTDDDEVARRLEEFRSHGRSSSAYFDSTGSGEYASVGTNVRMSDLVAAVGCAQLEKVEDHIENRRRVAARLSEGLGDVSGVEPHTAAGRGRHVYQLYTVTFDATIDRSAVIDTLAERNIASKVYWEPGAHLTQSYRDEYGYEPGLLPVTEEITGRVLSLPIHPDLRSDEIDRITAGVEAGIERGRSMEPSASTEPTD